A window of the Synechococcales cyanobacterium T60_A2020_003 genome harbors these coding sequences:
- a CDS encoding HlyD family type I secretion periplasmic adaptor subunit, which yields MQPSDTAAAAQARQTRQQFVSPEDYLSYELGKAVRELPPLYTRLLAGTLSALIFGAIAWAHFSKVDEVAIANGELIPSQQVRPVRALEGGVIESINVKEGDSVQAGDVLITQDTTLNSADVERLKDGAELIQQDIARLEAERDGNVSTGTALQDELLEARLQEFNTRQQEAIAEVNRQKSVVEENKTRLARLEGNLQSARETLANAEQREASLSSLVADGIVARLDYLEAVDRLTEARDQVATIEREIQAQQQTVRQSEEGLQAAQATVNRLASERQSEILTQLARRREELAEVTGQLNQAEIRTDGGVIRAPISGRVYKLDITEGERTIEPGEELLSILPDGQTLVLEVKILNRDIGFVSEGMRAKVKVATFPFQEFGTINGTLEQISPNAELDEQLGLVYPARIVLSQTSIPVRGQEVALAPGMAATAEIVTRQKSVLTFLIEPITRRFDEAFSVR from the coding sequence ATGCAACCGTCCGATACCGCCGCTGCTGCCCAAGCCCGTCAGACTCGTCAGCAGTTTGTGTCGCCAGAGGACTATTTATCCTATGAGCTAGGCAAGGCCGTGCGGGAATTGCCACCGCTCTACACGCGCCTGTTGGCCGGAACGCTCTCCGCCCTGATTTTTGGGGCGATCGCCTGGGCGCATTTCAGCAAGGTAGACGAAGTGGCGATCGCCAATGGTGAACTGATTCCCTCACAGCAGGTGCGTCCGGTGCGGGCATTGGAGGGCGGTGTGATTGAGAGCATCAACGTCAAGGAAGGGGATTCCGTTCAAGCGGGCGACGTGCTCATCACCCAAGACACCACCCTCAACTCAGCGGACGTCGAACGGCTGAAAGACGGAGCAGAACTGATTCAGCAGGACATTGCCCGTTTAGAAGCAGAACGGGATGGCAATGTGTCTACCGGAACCGCGCTCCAGGATGAGCTTCTAGAAGCCCGGTTGCAGGAATTCAACACTCGCCAACAGGAGGCGATCGCTGAGGTCAATCGCCAGAAATCGGTTGTAGAAGAAAACAAGACCCGTCTGGCGCGTCTGGAAGGAAACCTGCAAAGTGCCCGCGAAACCCTGGCGAATGCAGAGCAACGGGAAGCGAGTCTGTCTAGCTTAGTCGCAGATGGTATTGTGGCTCGATTAGATTATCTGGAAGCGGTGGATCGGCTGACGGAAGCTCGTGATCAAGTGGCGACCATTGAGCGTGAAATTCAGGCTCAGCAACAAACCGTTCGACAGAGCGAAGAGGGATTACAAGCAGCTCAAGCAACCGTCAACCGACTCGCATCCGAACGGCAGAGCGAAATTCTGACGCAGCTTGCCCGTCGGCGGGAGGAACTGGCGGAGGTTACGGGGCAGTTAAATCAGGCTGAAATTCGTACCGACGGCGGTGTGATCCGTGCTCCCATATCCGGGCGAGTCTATAAGTTAGACATCACCGAAGGCGAACGAACGATCGAACCGGGAGAGGAACTGTTGTCGATCTTGCCCGATGGTCAAACGCTGGTGCTGGAAGTCAAGATTCTCAACCGGGATATTGGCTTTGTATCGGAGGGAATGCGCGCCAAAGTCAAGGTGGCGACTTTCCCATTCCAGGAATTTGGCACGATTAACGGAACCCTGGAACAGATTAGCCCCAATGCAGAACTAGATGAACAATTGGGGTTAGTGTATCCAGCCCGGATTGTCCTCAGTCAGACCAGCATTCCGGTTCGAGGGCAAGAGGTGGCCTTAGCGCCTGGTATGGCCGCGACCGCAGAAATCGTGACTCGTCAAAAGAGTGTGCTGACGTTCCTCATTGAACCCATCACGCGCCGCTTTGATGAGGCTTTCTCCGTGCGATAG
- the ahcY gene encoding adenosylhomocysteinase, with protein QIALDHRPNVIIDDGSDVVATLVQERQHQIADLIGTTEETTTGIVRLRAMFNDGVLTFPAMNVNDADTKHFFDNRYGTGQSTLDGIIRATNILLAGKTIVVAGYGWCGKGTALRARGLGANVIVTEIDPVRAIEAAMDGFRVLPMAVAAPQGDLFITVTGNKHVIRKEHFEAMKDGAIVCNSGHFDIEIDLKSLKGMASEVKQVRNFTEEYRLTNGKSVIVLGEGRLVNLAAAEGHPSAVMDMSFANQALACEYLVKNKGQLQPGLHSIPTELDREIARLKLQAMGIAIDSLTAEQLEYINSWSMGT; from the coding sequence CAAATTGCCCTGGATCATCGCCCCAACGTGATCATTGATGACGGTAGTGACGTGGTCGCTACCCTGGTTCAAGAGCGCCAGCACCAGATCGCTGATTTGATCGGAACCACCGAGGAAACCACCACCGGAATTGTGCGGCTCCGTGCCATGTTCAACGACGGGGTGCTGACCTTCCCAGCCATGAACGTCAACGATGCCGACACCAAGCACTTCTTTGACAACCGCTACGGAACAGGACAATCCACCCTCGACGGCATCATCCGAGCCACCAACATTCTCCTCGCCGGAAAAACGATTGTGGTTGCGGGTTACGGCTGGTGCGGTAAGGGAACGGCGCTGCGGGCGCGTGGTCTGGGTGCAAATGTCATCGTGACTGAGATCGATCCGGTGCGGGCGATCGAAGCCGCAATGGACGGCTTCCGCGTCCTGCCGATGGCCGTTGCCGCTCCTCAAGGGGATTTGTTCATTACCGTAACTGGGAACAAGCACGTCATCCGCAAAGAGCATTTTGAGGCGATGAAGGACGGGGCGATCGTCTGTAACTCAGGCCACTTTGATATTGAGATTGACCTCAAGTCCCTTAAGGGCATGGCTAGCGAGGTGAAGCAAGTTCGTAACTTTACCGAAGAGTATCGCCTGACCAATGGCAAGTCTGTGATTGTTCTTGGCGAAGGGCGTTTGGTGAACTTAGCCGCCGCCGAGGGACACCCCAGTGCAGTAATGGACATGAGCTTTGCCAACCAAGCCTTGGCCTGTGAGTACCTGGTGAAAAATAAGGGACAACTCCAACCCGGATTGCACTCCATTCCCACCGAACTTGATCGGGAAATCGCACGCCTCAAACTTCAGGCGATGGGCATTGCCATTGATTCCCTAACCGCCGAGCAGTTGGAGTATATCAATTCGTGGTCAATGGGAACCTGA
- a CDS encoding photosystem II reaction center protein K produces the protein MEVALLLAKLPEAYALFDPLVDVLPIIPVFFLLLAFVWQAAVGFK, from the coding sequence ATGGAAGTGGCATTGTTGCTTGCAAAGTTGCCAGAGGCGTATGCGCTATTCGATCCCCTGGTTGATGTTCTGCCGATTATCCCGGTATTCTTCCTCTTGCTCGCATTTGTATGGCAAGCTGCGGTTGGCTTTAAATAA
- a CDS encoding exopolysaccharide biosynthesis protein, whose product MARLSTELQRHFFEEERSLTVTLLDILELAGERTFGFLFVLLSLPSALPIPAPGYSVPFGIVIFLLAIQLVIGRDRPWLPEKVKMHAIPLKQIQGVLDAGLPWLRRIEGISRPRLPYVCTSLPGRTLIGAAISLMAISMMIPIPLTNTLPAMGIFVTGFGLLDDDGAISLGGLTLCLMGLTLTSSVLIFGYTAVSVAIDWAKQWIFAFGG is encoded by the coding sequence GTGGCAAGACTTTCAACCGAATTGCAGCGTCATTTTTTTGAAGAAGAGCGATCGCTCACGGTAACCCTGCTGGATATTTTGGAACTGGCCGGAGAGCGTACCTTTGGCTTCCTGTTTGTCTTACTCTCATTGCCCTCGGCTCTACCTATCCCTGCCCCTGGCTACTCCGTGCCGTTTGGGATTGTCATTTTTCTGCTGGCAATTCAGCTTGTGATCGGGCGCGATCGCCCTTGGCTGCCGGAGAAAGTCAAGATGCATGCCATTCCACTGAAGCAGATTCAAGGGGTTTTAGATGCTGGATTACCCTGGTTACGCCGTATTGAAGGTATCTCCCGGCCTAGGCTTCCTTATGTCTGTACCAGTCTCCCCGGACGCACCCTCATTGGTGCTGCTATTAGCCTAATGGCAATCTCCATGATGATTCCCATTCCCCTAACCAACACGCTGCCTGCAATGGGCATTTTTGTAACCGGATTTGGTTTGCTAGATGATGACGGTGCGATCAGCCTCGGTGGGTTAACGCTATGTTTGATGGGACTAACCCTAACCTCATCAGTGCTGATCTTTGGGTACACCGCCGTTAGCGTCGCGATCGACTGGGCAAAACAGTGGATTTTTGCATTCGGTGGTTAA
- the leuC gene encoding 3-isopropylmalate dehydratase large subunit — protein sequence MSKGTLFDKVWDLHTVGTLPSGQTQLFIGLHLIHEVTSPQAFAMLRERGLTVMFPERTVATVDHIVPTTNQARPFADDLAEEMMSAIERNAKENNIRFYNVGSGSQGIVHVIAPEQGLTQPGMTIACGDSHTSTHGAFGAIAFGIGTSQVRDVLASQTLALSKLKVRRVEVNGTLNPGVYAKDVILHIIRKLGVKGGVGYAYEYAGTTFEQMSMEERMTVCNMAIEGGARCGYINPDQTTYDYLKGRDFAPKGAEWDQAVEWWNSIRSDADAEYDDVVVFDAADIAPTVTWGITPGQGIGVDEQVPTPDTMPEDERAIAEEAYKYMDLQPGQPIQGTPIDVCFIGSCTNGRIEDLREAAKIAKGRRVASNVMAFVVPGSERVKQQAEAEGLHDIFTTAGFEWREPGCSMCLAMNPDKLQGRQISASSSNRNFKGRQGSSSGRTLLMSPAMVAAAAIAGKVTDVREML from the coding sequence ATGAGCAAAGGGACGCTGTTCGATAAAGTTTGGGATTTGCACACCGTCGGAACCTTACCGTCGGGTCAAACACAGCTTTTTATTGGTCTGCATTTGATTCACGAGGTCACTAGTCCTCAAGCCTTTGCCATGCTGCGAGAGCGGGGATTAACAGTGATGTTCCCAGAGCGCACGGTGGCTACGGTGGATCACATCGTTCCGACAACGAACCAAGCCCGTCCCTTTGCGGATGATTTGGCCGAAGAAATGATGAGTGCGATTGAGCGCAACGCCAAGGAAAATAATATTCGCTTTTACAACGTTGGTTCCGGCAGTCAGGGCATTGTTCACGTCATCGCCCCAGAGCAGGGTTTGACTCAGCCCGGAATGACGATCGCCTGTGGAGACAGCCACACCTCTACCCACGGTGCCTTTGGGGCGATCGCCTTTGGCATTGGCACCAGCCAAGTTCGGGATGTTCTCGCCTCGCAAACCCTAGCCTTATCGAAGCTCAAGGTGCGTCGGGTGGAGGTGAATGGGACGCTGAATCCCGGTGTCTACGCGAAAGACGTGATTCTCCATATCATCCGCAAGCTCGGCGTAAAGGGTGGTGTGGGCTATGCCTACGAGTACGCCGGAACCACTTTCGAGCAGATGAGCATGGAAGAACGGATGACCGTCTGCAACATGGCGATCGAGGGTGGCGCACGCTGTGGCTATATCAATCCAGACCAAACCACCTACGACTATCTCAAAGGCCGTGATTTTGCGCCCAAAGGTGCGGAATGGGATCAGGCCGTTGAGTGGTGGAACAGCATTCGCAGTGACGCCGATGCCGAATATGACGATGTGGTGGTGTTTGATGCGGCAGACATCGCGCCGACGGTAACCTGGGGAATCACGCCCGGTCAGGGTATTGGCGTAGACGAGCAGGTTCCTACTCCCGATACGATGCCGGAAGATGAACGGGCGATTGCTGAAGAAGCTTACAAATATATGGATCTCCAGCCCGGACAGCCGATTCAGGGCACGCCGATTGACGTGTGCTTTATTGGAAGCTGCACCAACGGACGGATCGAAGATCTGCGCGAGGCTGCCAAAATCGCCAAGGGTCGCCGCGTTGCCTCAAATGTAATGGCGTTTGTGGTTCCGGGTTCGGAGCGGGTGAAGCAGCAGGCCGAAGCGGAAGGATTGCACGATATCTTCACAACTGCTGGATTTGAATGGCGCGAACCAGGCTGTTCCATGTGTCTAGCGATGAATCCGGATAAACTCCAAGGTCGGCAGATTAGCGCCTCTTCCTCCAATCGGAATTTTAAGGGACGGCAAGGTTCCTCTTCCGGTCGGACGTTGCTGATGAGTCCGGCAATGGTGGCCGCAGCGGCGATCGCTGGCAAGGTTACCGATGTCCGCGAAATGCTGTAA
- the leuD gene encoding 3-isopropylmalate dehydratase small subunit — translation MSSEVKSVIGRGIPLEGNDIDTDRIIPARFLRCVTFDGLGEHAFEDDRQQLNGAHAFDQPQYQGAKVLVVNRNFGCGSSREHAPQAIAKWGIQALVGESFAEIFFGNCVAMGIPCVTASSDDVKALQGAIAANPQATVNLNLDTMQASCGDVTISVEMGAGPRQMFLGGTWDACGQLVAQAEQIKATAAQLPYVSWSHA, via the coding sequence ATGTCTAGCGAAGTTAAATCTGTTATCGGTCGTGGCATTCCTCTCGAAGGGAATGACATCGACACCGATCGCATCATTCCTGCCCGTTTTCTGCGTTGCGTCACCTTTGATGGTCTGGGCGAACACGCCTTTGAGGACGATCGCCAACAGCTCAACGGTGCCCATGCCTTTGATCAACCCCAGTACCAAGGCGCAAAAGTCCTCGTTGTCAATCGCAATTTTGGCTGTGGTTCCTCCCGCGAACACGCACCCCAGGCGATCGCCAAATGGGGCATCCAAGCCTTAGTCGGTGAAAGTTTTGCCGAAATTTTCTTTGGCAACTGCGTAGCGATGGGGATTCCCTGTGTTACCGCTAGTTCCGACGATGTAAAGGCACTGCAAGGGGCGATCGCTGCTAATCCGCAAGCAACAGTGAATCTCAACTTGGACACGATGCAAGCCTCCTGTGGTGATGTGACGATTTCCGTTGAGATGGGGGCTGGCCCACGTCAGATGTTCCTCGGGGGAACCTGGGATGCTTGCGGTCAGTTGGTGGCGCAGGCTGAGCAGATTAAAGCCACCGCCGCACAATTGCCCTATGTGAGCTGGTCGCACGCTTAG
- a CDS encoding PIN domain-containing protein, which produces MYLLDTDVLIDIQRGHAPAIAWFAGLQDLPIVPGFVVMELIQDAKNTQQVRNALKLTASFSIVWPTEVDCVRALSSFTAYHLSHSLGLLDALIAVCAVGLGATLFTFNVKHYRVVPDLVTAQPYTR; this is translated from the coding sequence ATGTACCTATTGGACACTGATGTTTTGATCGACATCCAAAGAGGTCATGCTCCTGCAATTGCTTGGTTTGCTGGCTTGCAAGACTTGCCTATTGTTCCTGGCTTTGTCGTTATGGAGCTCATTCAAGATGCTAAAAATACACAGCAAGTTCGCAATGCTCTCAAATTAACTGCTTCATTTTCCATTGTCTGGCCTACTGAAGTTGATTGTGTCCGTGCTTTATCAAGCTTCACAGCCTATCACTTATCACACAGCCTAGGACTTCTGGATGCTTTAATTGCGGTTTGTGCAGTTGGTTTGGGTGCTACTCTTTTCACGTTCAACGTTAAGCATTATCGAGTTGTACCCGATCTGGTCACCGCCCAACCTTACACACGCTGA
- a CDS encoding DUF3181 family protein, with protein sequence MANTTETLEALASEIGDNVYIDVAKWHLYLKDAHLHTVLAEQLYPLLEEGRINESTVSSILQNISVKLGGGKLDVPLANLIPMQGQVTLMDLLEEFQRNL encoded by the coding sequence ATGGCAAATACAACCGAAACCCTTGAGGCATTGGCGTCTGAAATTGGCGACAACGTTTACATCGATGTTGCGAAATGGCACCTCTACCTCAAAGATGCTCACCTCCACACGGTTCTGGCAGAGCAACTTTATCCCCTTCTTGAGGAAGGACGGATTAACGAAAGCACTGTCTCTAGCATCCTCCAGAATATTTCGGTCAAGTTAGGGGGAGGAAAGTTGGATGTGCCTCTTGCCAATTTGATTCCGATGCAGGGACAGGTGACCCTCATGGACTTGCTTGAGGAATTCCAACGCAACCTGTAA